Proteins found in one Prosthecobacter debontii genomic segment:
- a CDS encoding c-type cytochrome gives MSAPSSFPNPDSNDLDRLHAAVKREKADLEPGREPAPMWVLFLFMVVAIIAGGQLGPMTGGFKFDVSNPFATKTVSGGDPRPKGPGGDVAADPFQVAMKKGASGYAVCGGCHQGSGMGIPGQYPPLAGSEWVTGGTERLIRVVQHGLTGQVTVKGQNYNFPGGMQPFGAGMSSGDLANVLTYIRNNWGNEAHMVTKEMVEKVRADEKRATQWTMAELDAFKDKDVPGDIPAGPGATAPAAK, from the coding sequence ATGAGCGCTCCCTCCTCCTTTCCTAACCCTGACAGCAACGACCTCGACCGTCTTCACGCCGCCGTGAAGCGTGAAAAGGCCGACCTTGAGCCAGGCCGTGAACCTGCCCCTATGTGGGTGCTTTTCCTGTTCATGGTCGTCGCCATCATCGCTGGTGGCCAGCTCGGCCCGATGACCGGTGGTTTCAAATTCGACGTCAGCAATCCCTTTGCCACGAAAACGGTGAGCGGTGGTGACCCACGTCCGAAAGGCCCCGGTGGTGACGTCGCGGCTGATCCCTTCCAGGTCGCCATGAAAAAAGGTGCCAGCGGTTACGCTGTCTGTGGTGGTTGCCACCAGGGCAGTGGGATGGGCATTCCTGGCCAATATCCTCCTCTGGCAGGTTCCGAGTGGGTGACCGGCGGCACCGAGCGCCTCATCCGCGTCGTCCAGCACGGTTTGACCGGTCAGGTGACCGTGAAAGGCCAGAACTACAACTTCCCTGGCGGCATGCAGCCCTTCGGTGCAGGCATGTCCTCCGGAGACCTCGCCAACGTGCTGACCTACATCCGTAACAACTGGGGCAACGAAGCCCACATGGTCACCAAAGAGATGGTGGAGAAAGTTCGCGCGGATGAAAAGCGTGCCACTCAGTGGACCATGGCTGAGCTTGACGCTTTCAAAGACAAAGACGTTCCTGGCGACATTCCTGCCGGTCCTGGTGCCACAGCTCCAGCGGCCAAGTAA
- a CDS encoding cbb3-type cytochrome c oxidase subunit II, with protein MSQFRTFILALVASFGLPWLCLIVVPAIKYQALQPLTYDKDADGIEGQYPQAPINRQGQLVYAREGCAQCHTQMIRPTQLALDGWRKGWGQDQEARPATPVRSNTLLDYLGEPYAYLGVQRNGPDLANYGWRAPSREEIHQMLFAPKSRHDWSNMPSFAHLYQVRLAQGPVSDKALKLPKKFKVKEGYEVIPTPEAENLVNYLLSLKKDYPVPGESAAVAAAPAADAAKK; from the coding sequence ATGAGCCAGTTCCGCACGTTTATTCTCGCCCTTGTCGCCAGCTTTGGTCTTCCCTGGCTCTGCTTGATTGTCGTTCCGGCGATCAAATACCAAGCGCTGCAACCCCTGACCTATGACAAAGATGCCGATGGCATCGAAGGTCAATATCCGCAGGCTCCGATCAACCGCCAAGGCCAGCTCGTCTATGCCCGTGAAGGTTGCGCTCAGTGCCACACGCAGATGATCCGCCCCACTCAGCTCGCCCTCGATGGCTGGCGTAAAGGTTGGGGTCAAGATCAGGAGGCCCGCCCAGCTACTCCTGTCCGCTCCAACACCCTTCTGGACTATTTAGGTGAGCCTTACGCTTACCTCGGTGTGCAGCGTAACGGTCCTGACCTCGCCAACTATGGCTGGCGCGCCCCAAGCCGTGAGGAGATCCATCAGATGCTTTTTGCACCGAAGTCTCGTCACGACTGGTCCAACATGCCTTCCTTCGCTCACCTTTATCAGGTGCGCCTAGCTCAGGGTCCCGTCTCCGATAAGGCTCTTAAACTGCCCAAGAAGTTCAAGGTGAAAGAAGGCTACGAAGTCATCCCGACCCCTGAAGCAGAGAACCTGGTGAACTACCTGCTCTCCCTGAAAAAAGATTATCCCGTCCCTGGTGAGTCCGCCGCAGTCGCTGCCGCTCCGGCCGCCGATGCCGCCAAGAAGTAA